In uncultured Bacteroides sp., one genomic interval encodes:
- a CDS encoding porin family protein, with the protein MKKIFSTLLIAVCLFLAIPAQAQIKFGVKGGLNLVNADFSGLNENFKTDNMSGFFIGPMIDVNIPIVGLGIDGAIVYNEKGTKITNTTTNEDVTNKRKSFDIPVNLKYSIGLGSMASVFLAAGPNFSFDINSDNLATDLTSIATQAISGTTPTIDNKKAEVSLNIGGGVKLLSHLQIGLNYNLPLTDSAKENFASGDLGELAGVISGSSFKSKTKMWQVSVAYIF; encoded by the coding sequence ATGAAAAAGATTTTTAGCACTCTTTTGATAGCAGTATGTTTATTTCTAGCTATCCCTGCACAAGCACAAATTAAATTTGGTGTTAAAGGTGGATTAAACCTTGTAAATGCTGACTTTTCAGGATTAAATGAGAACTTCAAGACTGATAATATGTCTGGCTTCTTTATTGGACCAATGATAGACGTTAATATTCCTATTGTAGGATTAGGAATTGATGGAGCTATTGTATACAATGAAAAAGGGACTAAGATTACAAACACAACCACAAACGAAGATGTTACCAACAAACGTAAATCTTTTGATATTCCAGTCAACCTGAAATATTCTATTGGGTTAGGAAGTATGGCAAGTGTATTTTTAGCTGCTGGTCCTAATTTCTCGTTTGATATCAATAGTGATAATCTGGCTACCGATTTGACAAGCATAGCAACTCAGGCTATTTCGGGTACAACACCTACTATCGACAACAAGAAAGCTGAAGTTTCATTAAATATCGGTGGCGGTGTTAAATTACTAAGCCATTTACAGATTGGCTTGAACTATAACTTACCACTAACAGATTCAGCAAAAGAAAATTTTGCAAGCGGTGATTTAGGCGAATTAGCTGGAGTTATTAGCGGCTCGTCTTTCAAAAGCAAAACAAAAATGTGGCAAGTTTCTGTAGCCTACATTTTCTAA
- the priA gene encoding primosomal protein N', producing MKKFADVILPLPLPKCFTYSIPEDIANDIKIGCRIIVPFGRKKFYTAIVYNIHYSAPEGYEIKEVATILDSEPILLPLQFKFWEWISTYYLCTQGDVYKAALPSGLKLESETIVEYNPDFDYSVQLSEKEQILINLMENKTEQSVTLLEKESGLKNLLPTIKSLLDKEAIFIKEELKRNYQPKVEIRVRLTDFAKEETNLQKIFNELERAQKQLALLMKYLELSHFHSSKSIKEVSKKDLIKKADALPAALNSLINKNIFEIYKQEIGRLDTSEKPILEINPLNEYQQQAYQEILTNFKKKNVCLLHGVTSSGKTEIYIHLIEKTIKEGKQVLYLLPEIALTTQITERLKRVFGNKLGIYHSKFSDAERVEIWRKQLGNNGYDIILGVRSSIFLPFHKLGLVIVDEEHENTYKQYDPAPRYHARNAAIVLASLYGAKTLLGTATPSVETYYNATKGKYGLVELNERYKDIQLPEILPVDIKELARKKRMNGQFSPFLLEHVRKALENKEQVILFQNRRGFAPMIECKTCGWVPRCKNCDVSLTYHKGINQLTCHYCGYTYQLPRSCPACEGVELVNRGFGTEKVEDDIKTIFPEARVARMDLDTTRTRTAYEKIIANFEQRKTDILIGTQMVSKGLDFDNVSVVGILNADTMLNYPDFRSYERAYQLMAQVSGRAGRKNKQGLVILQTKSIDHPVIHQVIANDYQQMFASQLAERQMFRYPPYYRLVYVYLKNRNADLLDTMARTMAERLRSIFGNRVLGPDNPPVARIQMLFIKKIIVKIECNASMEKARALLLQVQKEMIEDERFKSLIVYYDVDPF from the coding sequence GTGAAAAAGTTTGCAGACGTTATATTGCCTCTACCTTTACCCAAATGCTTTACTTATTCTATACCAGAAGATATAGCAAATGATATAAAAATTGGTTGTAGGATAATTGTACCCTTCGGACGCAAAAAGTTCTACACTGCAATTGTATATAACATACATTATTCTGCTCCCGAAGGATATGAGATAAAAGAGGTAGCAACCATTCTTGATTCTGAGCCAATACTCCTTCCTTTACAATTCAAGTTCTGGGAGTGGATTTCTACATATTATCTTTGCACGCAAGGTGATGTTTATAAAGCCGCACTGCCCTCAGGTTTAAAACTAGAGAGCGAAACTATTGTAGAATACAATCCCGATTTCGACTATTCGGTTCAACTATCAGAGAAAGAACAAATATTAATAAATCTGATGGAGAATAAAACCGAGCAATCAGTTACTCTACTGGAGAAAGAGAGCGGATTGAAAAATCTTCTACCAACGATCAAATCACTGCTTGATAAAGAGGCTATCTTTATTAAAGAGGAGCTGAAACGAAATTATCAACCTAAAGTGGAAATCCGGGTTCGCCTAACTGACTTTGCAAAAGAAGAAACCAATCTACAGAAAATCTTCAATGAGTTGGAACGCGCCCAGAAACAACTCGCTCTTTTGATGAAGTATCTGGAGCTATCTCATTTTCACAGCAGCAAAAGCATCAAGGAGGTAAGTAAAAAGGATCTGATAAAGAAAGCAGATGCTTTACCTGCCGCTCTTAACAGTCTGATTAATAAAAATATTTTTGAGATTTACAAACAAGAAATCGGCCGTTTGGATACATCAGAGAAGCCTATTTTGGAAATTAATCCGCTTAATGAATATCAGCAACAGGCTTACCAGGAGATTCTTACTAACTTTAAAAAGAAGAATGTATGTCTGCTTCATGGAGTAACATCGAGCGGAAAGACAGAAATCTATATTCATCTTATAGAAAAAACAATAAAAGAAGGAAAGCAAGTTCTTTATTTACTTCCGGAAATTGCGCTGACAACCCAGATAACCGAACGTTTAAAACGGGTATTTGGCAATAAGTTAGGCATTTACCATTCTAAGTTCTCGGATGCAGAGAGGGTGGAAATCTGGCGCAAGCAATTAGGAAACAATGGATACGATATAATACTTGGAGTTCGTTCTTCTATTTTTCTTCCATTCCACAAACTTGGTTTAGTAATTGTAGATGAGGAACACGAAAATACATATAAGCAATACGATCCGGCCCCACGTTACCATGCGCGTAATGCCGCAATTGTTCTGGCATCATTATATGGAGCAAAAACATTATTGGGAACAGCCACTCCTTCTGTTGAGACCTATTATAATGCAACAAAAGGGAAATATGGATTAGTAGAGCTTAATGAACGATATAAGGATATTCAGCTACCCGAGATTCTTCCGGTTGATATCAAGGAACTTGCACGCAAGAAACGGATGAACGGGCAATTTTCTCCTTTTCTATTGGAGCACGTACGCAAGGCATTAGAGAATAAAGAGCAAGTGATTCTTTTCCAAAACAGAAGAGGATTTGCTCCTATGATTGAATGCAAAACCTGCGGATGGGTTCCCAGATGTAAAAACTGCGATGTGAGTCTTACTTATCACAAAGGAATAAATCAGCTCACCTGCCATTATTGCGGTTATACTTATCAGTTGCCGCGTTCTTGTCCGGCCTGCGAAGGTGTGGAATTGGTAAACCGTGGATTTGGGACTGAAAAGGTGGAGGATGATATAAAGACTATATTCCCCGAAGCAAGGGTTGCCCGTATGGATTTAGATACGACCCGAACCCGCACAGCTTACGAGAAGATTATCGCAAACTTTGAGCAAAGAAAAACAGATATACTAATCGGCACCCAGATGGTTTCGAAAGGGCTGGATTTTGATAATGTCAGCGTGGTAGGTATTCTGAATGCCGACACGATGCTTAATTATCCCGATTTCCGTTCTTACGAACGTGCTTATCAGCTAATGGCTCAAGTATCTGGGAGAGCCGGAAGAAAGAATAAACAAGGTTTGGTTATATTGCAGACAAAATCGATAGATCATCCCGTTATCCATCAGGTAATTGCAAACGATTACCAACAGATGTTTGCCAGTCAGTTAGCAGAACGTCAAATGTTTCGATACCCGCCATATTACAGACTGGTTTATGTATATCTTAAAAACAGAAACGCCGACTTGCTTGATACAATGGCTCGCACTATGGCCGAAAGGCTTAGAAGCATTTTTGGAAATCGTGTACTGGGTCCGGATAATCCTCCGGTAGCTCGTATTCAGATGCTTTTTATCAAGAAAATCATTGTAAAGATTGAATGTAATGCATCTATGGAGAAGGCTCGCGCTCTGTTATTGCAAGTCCAGAAAGAAATGATTGAAGACGAGCGATTTAAATCATTAATCGTGTATTACGACGTAGACCCATTTTAA
- a CDS encoding low molecular weight protein-tyrosine-phosphatase has product MSEKTKYRILFVCLGNICRSPLAEGIMQTYLEREGLDDTIKVDSAGILSYHQGELPDSRMRAHAAKRGYNLVSRSRPVRSDDFDNFDLILGMDDRNIDDLKELAPSIEAMQKIGRMTDFCQRIPADYVPDPYFGGASGFEKVLDILEDACEGLLEYLKNMPEE; this is encoded by the coding sequence ATGAGCGAAAAAACAAAATACAGAATTCTTTTCGTATGTCTTGGAAACATTTGTCGTTCACCATTGGCAGAAGGAATTATGCAAACCTATCTTGAAAGAGAAGGATTGGACGATACTATAAAAGTAGACTCTGCCGGTATTCTTAGTTATCATCAAGGAGAATTACCTGATTCGCGAATGCGTGCTCATGCTGCAAAAAGGGGGTACAACTTAGTAAGTCGTTCCCGACCGGTGAGAAGTGACGATTTTGATAATTTCGACCTGATATTAGGTATGGACGACCGCAATATTGATGATCTTAAAGAACTGGCACCATCCATCGAAGCAATGCAGAAAATTGGCCGTATGACAGATTTTTGCCAACGTATTCCTGCAGATTATGTGCCCGATCCCTACTTTGGCGGTGCTTCTGGATTCGAAAAAGTTTTGGATATTCTGGAGGATGCTTGCGAAGGGCTATTGGAATATTTAAAAAACATGCCCGAAGAATAA